Proteins found in one Leishmania major strain Friedlin complete genome, chromosome 35 genomic segment:
- a CDS encoding putative R-SNARE protein (previous protein_id=AAZ14435.1) has product MKLYGLLILKPHPPGIEKDPVICCSAVNVSSFGFFQRSSAREFIVFLSRTVAKRVVLGAKTQITENGNVVYAHATLDGLVAIAVSDIEYNARVAFTLLTELMLQFQQTFRGRYESVGGKADEFLHWPHISETLEKYQKPEEVDKILRIKRDIEDTKVIMYNAIDQIIERGQKIDDLVAQSEDLGMASKTFYTQAKQTNSGCCAVM; this is encoded by the coding sequence ATGAAGCTCTATGGCTTGCTGATTCTCAAGCCCCATCCGCCGGGTATCGAGAAGGACCCGGTCATTTGCTGTAGCGCCGTCAACGTCAGCTCTTTCGGCTTCTTCCAGCGCAGTTCTGCCCGCGAGTTCATTGTGTTTCTCTCCCGAACGGTGGCTAAGCGGGTGGTGCTCGGCGCCAAGACGCAGATCACAGAAAACGGCAATGTTGTGTATGCGCATGCGACGCTGGACGGTCTCGTGGCCATTGCAGTGAGCGACATCGAGTACAACGCACGTGTCGCCTTCACGCTCTTGACGGAGTTGATGCTGCAGTTCCAGCAGACGTTCCGCGGTAGGTACGAGTCCGTGGGGGGCAAGGCGGATGAGTTTCTGCACTGGCCCCACATCAGCGAGACCCTGGAGAAGTATCAGAAGCCGGAGGAAGTGGACAAGATCCTGCGCATCAAGCGTGACATCGAGGACACAAAGGTGATCATGTACAACGCGATTGACCAAATCATCGAACGGGGACAGAAAATCGACGACTTGGTGGCGCAGAGCGAGGATCTTGGCATGGCTAGCAAGACATTTTACACGCAAGCAAAGCAGACAAACTCGGGGTGCTGCGCAGTCATGTGA
- a CDS encoding conserved hypothetical protein (previous protein_id=AAZ14434.1), whose protein sequence is MTRLAELLINSQPDDPEDFLWARLEARSFGEDATHSVVFSADGYPVVRPEDPTQVSLLKDIPTTSPGYVVATGLLPLLFAKKPVDPISYLFYHIGSRARSSAAQSAHSSTRHLRFGEDEGLDAESCTSRELDDDSNYAADDAAEVGSAGGSISMVPLQRKGSLGSLFDNGAAAQLQRRRSDRSDNARQRLSQSTTVPRSSSIRRSGAGSSLKRVSVTQHEGKSCSPMRISHESSPVTVADLGSSSTRTFRIPFLTASSSTLHNIESDEHARVRNEFGLLRLREELRLERLQHEVRILTRECEYRNHMALLNRTDRMADRAAATAQEALEEAQKYCAFLCAQIDQLEVEKQRQLRLISQHMAQSSSPLSAAVDPRISSPISGRCLGAEPSLLYAEPQVPSELDILKKQVELLAMEQARARSIGYGVAPSYAAAAPHTTRFPVSATGVSGSARASFAK, encoded by the coding sequence ATGACACGcttggcggagctgctcatAAATTCGCAGCCCGACGACCCCGAGGACTTCCTATGGGCTCGTCTGGAGGCACGCAGCTTCGGCGAAGACGCCACCCACAGCGTTGTGTTCTCCGCCGACGGCTACCCCGTCGTGCGCCCCGAGGACCCGACGCAAGTGAGCCTGCTCAAGGATATTCCGACGACGTCCCCAGGGTATGTGGTGGCAACTGgtctgctgccgttgctctTCGCGAAAAAGCCGGTGGACCCAATCAGCTACCTTTTCTATCACATTggcagccgcgcacgctccagcgccgcccagTCGGCGCACTCCTCCACACGGCACCTGCGCTTCGGTGAAGACGAAGGGCTTGATGCCGAGAGCTGCACCTCCCGAGAGCTCGATGATGACAGCAACtacgccgccgacgacgccgccgaggtgggcagcgccggcggctcGATCTCGATGGTCCCTCTGCAGCGGAAAGGCTCTTTGGGCAGTCTATTCGACAACGGGGCTGCCGCGCAgttgcagcgccgccgctcggACCGGTCAGACAACGCGCGACAGCGCCTGTCCCAGAGCACGACAGtgcctcgcagcagcagcatacGGCGCAGCGGGGCTGGCTCATCGTTGAAGCGCGTTAGTGTTACACAGCATGAGGGAAAGTCGTGTTCGCCGATGCGCATCTCCCATGAAAGCAGCCCTGTGACGGTGGCGGAtctcggcagcagctccacgcgAACTTTTCGCATTCCCTTTCTCACTGCTAGCTCTAGCACGCTGCACAACATCGAGTCTGATGagcatgcgcgcgtgcggaACGAATTCGGGCTACTGCGCCTGCgtgaggagctgcggctcGAGCGGCTACAGCACGAAGTCCGCATCCTCACGCGCGAGTGCGAGTATCGCAACCACATGGCGCTATTGAACAGGACAGACCGCATGGCCGATCGtgccgcagccacggcacAGGAAGCCCTCGAAGAGGCACAGAAGTACTGTGCCTTCCTGTGCGCTCAGATCGATCAActggaggtggagaagcagcggcaactACGACTGATCTCGCAGCACATGGCCCAGTCGTCGTCCCCACTCTCTGCGGCGGTGGATCCCCGGATTTCATCGCCGATATCAGGACGTTGCCTTGGCGCTGAGCCATCGTTGCTGTACGCGGAGCCGCAAGTGCCCAGTGAGCTGGATATCTTGAAGAAGCAGGTAGAGCTTCTCGCGAtggagcaggcacgcgcgcggaGTATAGGGTATGGCGTGGCGCCCAGCtacgcggcagccgctcctcacaCAACCCGGTTCCCCGTCTCTGCGACTGGAGTCAGCGGGTCGGCGCGGGCGTCGTTCGCAAAATAA
- a CDS encoding conserved hypothetical protein (previous protein_id=AAZ14433.1), with translation MASAGTYIAAWFRHHLSSVVTFQKQFVDDVSETVKEQKAQFHRHTREAKERAVQLHLDKLEEKYLCCVCGRGGEVREDDEFVYDTYSMIELPPRAALEAALWEELADTQLSDGRIKQHQRMLAFRQRHLPQSSTTPAATYESDGSLYGSSDVSVAPSDGRSERTRKKHRRRRDSSSQHKRAKSSSRRHVMARSRRQREELEAQHHDHDDRDKRAAVHASEPSIRKSLSLDESPPSRSTAARGDALELHTADLAVIDPDMVGPLEVRHTLYKIRHAVLHKEARVRRKAVVVHKDKGLMMIEESEIEMFSHFFQRPVHGYLCMACYTSAQRRLDTLTQQIRAILFKAEHPVLRRLPAKELEGLIAGNQVPVTLIQSVLAVQRRWTKLTEEQRMEVSRAEAGAGPPQGSTAAFDAEKRTSWTSQGRDPTARMATLPEKSILTLREEARCGACQRRAACFFEPKSVVFLCQFCTARDRFYREHAVCINDEEMPLALVHLLQNLALYYQGVHQQAELRQAPLSAIPEAQTDLFPLTDIMREKEGLFACQASAAAKADRQGCREVAEVVPEFIAETPMHGTYVPVARPCTSAASIRRVCGSTVPLQEQRERVGRTMISLFDGVKVEGSGVNLFKDAASSSFAAGVSDLFQPAPAPQLSPSQTNGGAAAHAGERAAANLLANGGTAAVTSPPATVWGHEGHLQTSATGSSSATPTVHFPEAPNSQRESLF, from the coding sequence ATGGCCTCCGCTGGAACTTACATCGCGGCGTGGTttcgccaccacctctcctctgTTGTCACCTTCCAGAAGCAGTTCGTCGATGACGTGTCGGAGACGGTGAAGGAGCAGAAGGCGCAGTTTCACCGACACACTCGCGAGGCAAAAGAGCGGGCCGTGCAGCTTCACCTGGAtaagctggaggagaagtaCCTCTGCTGCGTAtgcggaagaggcggtgaAGTACGTGAGGACGATGAGTTTGTATACGACACTTACTCTATGATCGAGTTACCGCCacgggcggcgctggaggcggcactGTGGGAGGAACTTGCAGACACCCAGCTATCGGACGGACGCATTAAGCAGCACCAACGCATGCTCGCTTTTCGGCAGCGTCACCTCCCACAGTCCTCCACGACGCCGGCAGCCACGTACGAGAGTGACGGTAGCCTTTATGGCTCCTCTGATGTTTCCGTCGCACCATCAGACGGGCGTTCTGAGAGAACGAGGAAAAAGCACCGGCGGAGGAGGGATTCATCCTCTCAGCACAAGCGCGCGAAGTCGTCTTCTCGACGCCACGTGATGGCTCGATCGCGGCGCCAGCGTGAAGAGTTAGAAGCCCAGCACCACGATCACGATGACCGAGACAagcgcgctgccgtccacGCCTCTGAACCGAGTATCCGAAAATCGCTCTCTTTGGACGAGTCGCCCCCTTCACGctccacggcagcgcgcggtGACGCGCTGGAGCTTCACACTGCGGACCTCGCGGTGATAGACCCTGACATGGTCGGTCCGCTCGAGGTGCGGCACACGCTTTACAAGATTCGgcacgcggtgctgcacaaGGAAGCCCGTGTGCGCCGCAAGGCTGTAGTTGTGCACAAGGACAAGGGGCTGATGATGATAGAGGAGTCTGAGATTGAGATGTTTTCGCACTTCTTTCAGCGCCCGGTTCACGGGTACCTCTGCATGGCGTGCTATACGAGCGCCCAGCGTCGCCTCGACACACTCACGCAGCAGATCCGTGCCATCCTTTTCAAGGCGGAGCATCCGGTGCTACGCCGGTTGCCGGCCAAAGAGCTGGAAGGTTTGATAGCTGGCAATCAGGTCCCCGTCACCCTCATTCAGAGTGTTTTGGCGGTTCAGCGTCGGTGGACTAAGCTTACAGAGGAGCAGCGGATGGAGGTCAGTCGCGCAGAGGCTGGAGCGGGACCGCCACAGGGTTCTACCGCCGCTTTCGACGCAGAGAAACGCACGAGCTGGACGTCGCAGGGGAGAGACCCGACGGCCCGGATGGCAACTTTACCCGAGAAGAGCATCTTGACCCtccgcgaggaggcgcggtgtggcgcctgccagcgccgcgctgcgtgcTTTTTCGAACCGAAGTCAGTCGTCTTTCTCTGCCAATTTTGCACTGCTCGAGATCGTTTTTACCGCGAGCACGCGGTGTGCATCAACGACGAAGAAATGCCTTTGGCACTGGTGCATCTCCTGCAGAATTTGGCACTCTACTACCAAGGTGTTCATCAACAAGCGGAGCTCCGCCAGGCACCACTGTCTGCCATCCCAGAAGCACAGACTGACCTATTTCCACTCACAGATATTATGCGTGAAAAAGAGGGCCTGTTTGCCTGCCAGGCCTCGGCTGCCGCCAAGGCCGATCGTCAGGGCTGCCGAGAGGTTGCCGAGGTGGTGCCAGAGTTCATCGCTGAAACCCCCATGCACGGCACCTACGTGCCCGTTGCAAGACCGTGCACTTCGGCGGCTTCAATACGCCGAGTATGTGGATCAACGGTGCCACTCCAGGAACAGCGCGAGCGGGTTGGAAGGACGATGATCAGCCTCTTCGATGGAGTCAAGGTGGAGGGGTCGGGAGTGAACCTGTTCAAGGACGCCGCTTCGTCGTCTTTTGCAGCCGGTGTCTCGGACTTGTTCCAGCCCGCTCCGGCACCGCAGCTGTCGCCCTCCCAAACCAACGggggcgcggctgcgcacgcaggcgagcgcgctgcggcaaaTCTGTTGGCCAACGGCGGAACCGCAGCTGTGACATCACCTCCTGCCACGGTATGGGGGCATGAGGGACACCTGCAAACCTCAGCTACGGGATCGTCGTCCGCGACGCCTACTGTGCACTTCCCGGAAGCCCCCAATTCACAGCGGGAAAGCTTGTTCTGA
- a CDS encoding putative kinesin (previous protein_id=AAZ14432.1): protein MAALGNQRVTVSVRVRPMLREGASANHQQEKFELQGVHRVGDNSLKVELTKPGEPTKSSLFSFDYVFDQESTQLEVYEDAVVDMVDAALVGVNVTLLAYGQTGSGKTFTVLGDVKPNPLENDLLTTNSGMFLRVLSDLIDYKARQAKKGWHVVVGLSCIEIYNDNIRDLFGGKPNSAPPALKAVMIGEDVYLPSLIIKEMTTLQAVFSEIQLAIARRMSRATDSNSQSSRSHCLFSIDILQQANSAPAPSLDILDQSKKGNDTKKAVLSEKRGSATTKRGGGPASAAQDAQLSEWEMPFQGTVFRLPGQKEPIYTSKIILADLAGSERIARSGVTGDGLTEATSINSSLTALGNVVHSLHEGGFVSYRVSNLTRLLKPTFSHPSSRVLLLAQCSPTQLTFDETISTLHFANKVKDMKVTTCTGAEVEKLQFDFLESGKMYDALLADLRVFAVESQATIGIIRRNLPQKNSLYYDASAGKNGKTAKVSIKDRRLSADASGVLSVAQRERAELVARMEKEKSDEMLVVQRSADEARDEIVREHMTELNEVKEAIAAQVSLRLHHASQQLLLDSAARSNKIVEDEAEEWASVMLLYLKEHKVLCSKELAAISSRLEDLSENVNKQHLPDTRKETPETVEADTKYALSTWSHCLAKRFFSFCMEVHEYQAAFLSICHGNVTLVRWKKKNAELLTKFEEEKSV, encoded by the coding sequence ATGGCAGCTTTAGGAAACCAGCGCGTGACGGTAtcggtgcgcgtgcggccgATGCTGCGCGAAGGCGCTTCTGCGAATCACCAGCAGGAGAAGTTTGAGCTGCAGGGTGTGCACCGCGTCGGCGATAACAGTCTCAAGGTAGAGCTGACGAAGCCAGGTGAGCCGACAAAGAGCAGTCTCTTCTCCTTCGACTACGTTTTCGATCAGGAGAGCACGCAGCTGGAGGTGTATGAGGATGCCGTAGTGGACATGGTCGATGCCGCGCTCGTCGGCGTGAATGTCACCCTTTTGGCCTACGGACAGACGGGCTCTGGCAAGACCTTCACCGTGCTGGGCGACGTGAAGCCGAACCCACTTGAAAACGACCTGCTCACGACGAACAGTGGCATGTTCCTGCGTGTGCTGAGCGACTTGATAGACTACAAGGCTCGCCAAGCCAAGAAGGGCTGGCACGTGGTGGTGGGTTTAAGTTGCATAGAGATATACAACGATAACATCCGCGACCTATTTGGTGGCAAGCCTAACtcggcaccgccggcgctgaAGGCAGTCATGATCGGCGAGGATGTTTATCTGCCGTCTCTCATCATCAAGGAAATGACCACTCTGCAGGCGGTTTTCAGTGAGATTCAGTTGGCCATCGCACGCCGCATGAGCCGTGCGACGGACTCTAACTCGCAGTCGAGCCGCAGTCACTGCCTCTTCTCCATTGATATCCTTCAGCAGGCGAACTCGGCccccgcgccgtcgctggacATTCTCGATCAGTCAAAGAAGGGCAACGATACAAAGAAAGCTGTGTTGTCAGAGAAGAGGGGCTCGGCGACCAcgaagaggggcggcggcccgGCTTCCGCCGCGCAGGATGCGCAGCTGTCAGAGTGGGAAATGCCGTTCCAGGGTACGGTCTTCCGCTTGCCCGGACAGAAGGAGCCCATCTACACCAGCAAGATTATCCTTGCCGATCTCGCCGGTAGCGAGCGCATTGCCCGCAGTGGTGTGACCGGCGATGGCCTGACAGAGGCCACATCCATCAACAGCAGCTTAACAGCACTGGGGAACGTGGTACACAGCCTGCACGAGGGTGGCTTCGTCAGCTACCGTGTTTCAAACCTGACGCGACTTCTCAAGCCGACCTTTTCGCACCCCAGCTCGCGCGTGCTGCTTTTGGCACAGTGCTCGCCCACGCAGCTGACGTTCGACGAGACGATCAGCACACTGCACTTTGCGAACAAGGTAAAGGATATGAAGGTGACCAcgtgcaccggcgccgaAGTGGAGAAGCTACAGTTTGACTTTCTCGAGTCCGGCAAGATGTacgacgcgctgctggcaGACCTGCGCGTCTTCGCTGTGGAGTCGCAGGCGACGATCGGCATCATTCGCCGCAACTTGCCGCAGAAGAACAGTCTTTACTATGACGCGTCAGCGGGCAAGAACGGCAAAACGGCCAAGGTGAGCATAAAGGACCGCCGCTTGTCGGCCGACGCCTCAGGCGTGCTGTCTGTGGCGCAGAGGGAGCGCGCGGAATTGGTAGCCCGTATGGAAAAGGAGAAGTCGGATGAGATGTTAGTAGTGCAACGGTCGGCGGATGAGGCACGTGATGAGATTGTCAGAGAACACATGACCGAGTTGAAtgaggtgaaggaggcgatTGCGGCGCAGGTGTCactgcgcctccaccacgcGTCGCAGCAGTTGTTGCTTGATTCGGCAGCCCGCAGCAACAAGATCGtcgaggacgaggcggaggagtgGGCCTCAGTGATGCTGCTGTACCTGAAAGAGCATAAGGTGCTCTGCAGCAAGGAGCTAGCGGCAATATCGAGCCGTCTCGAGGACTTGTCTGAGAACGTCAACAAACAGCATCTGCCCGACACGCGGAAGGAGACACCCGAGACCGTTGAGGCGGACACCAAGTACGCCCTCTCCACGTGGTCCCACTGCTTGGCAAAGCGCTTCTTCTCGTTCTGCATGGAGGTACACGAGTATCAGGCTGCTTTCCTGAGCATATGCCATGGCAATGTGACCCTGGTGCGGTGGAAGAAGAAGAACGCCGAGCTGCTGACGAAGTTTGAAGAGGAGAAATCGGTGTAG
- a CDS encoding hypothetical protein (previous protein_id=AAZ14436.1), which translates to MSHSTQVDNDAGSLGRHGADAYPCNSEESEFDEGDWEEGEEQEEEEESDRCSSDSFGGDEDADDQEAEEELEREEQEEYDHGSSDVLEDDAKTEPPVAAATGSSGTFAAASPSAAASLSGGSGGSAFGALAASVEASPSAPLPTAPSVFASSPLASAAPPQPFSARMAPAFASHTTLQEQRPLNTALASPFQPTAAASAAATQQQLGTTTAPLHFVDFERSLGQKLSSSEWHRAHSKADEVQDVKRALARYNLVLPTDKFDEAIEKALYGS; encoded by the coding sequence ATGAGTCATTCTACCCAGGTAGACAATGACGCAGGGTCGCTAGGGCGCCACGGTGCGGATGCGTACCCGTGCAACAGCGAGGAGTCGGAGTTTGACGAAGGAGActgggaggagggagaggagcaggaggaagaggaagaaagcGATCGCTGCTCCAGCGACTCTTTTGGCGgagacgaggacgccgacgaccaggaggcggaggaggagttggagagagaggagcaggaggaatACGATCACGGTAGCAGCGACGTTCTGGAGGATGACGCCAAGACAGAGCCGCCagttgctgccgccaccggcagcagcggcaccttcgccgccgcgtcgccctccgcggctgcgtcgctAAGTGGAGGAAGTGGGGGCAGCGCGTTCGGCGCTCTCGCTGCTTCTGTCGAAGCGTCTCCGTCAGCACCGCTACCAACTGCGCCTTCGGTTTTCGCATCTTCTCCCTTggcatcggcggcgccgcctcagcCGTTTTCGGCAAGGATGGCACCCGCCTTTGCCAGCCACACTACGCTTCAAGAGCAGCGGCCGTTGAACACTGCCCTAGCTTCCCCTTTCCAgcccactgccgctgcatcagctgcagccacacagcagcagctagGCACGACTACGGCTCCCCTTCACTTTGTGGACTTCGAACGGTCGCTTGGACAGAAGTTGTCGAGCAGCGAATGGCACCGCGCTCACAGTAAGGCTGATGAGGTGCAGGACGTGAAGCGCGCCCTTGCGCGGTACAACCTGGTGCTGCCAACAGATAAATTTGACGAGGCGATCGAGAAAGCACTGTATGGAAGCTGA